One window of Paenibacillus sp. FSL K6-3182 genomic DNA carries:
- the aroC gene encoding chorismate synthase, with translation MAGSTYGESFKITTFGESHGEAVGVIVDGVTPGVELDEKYIQTQMDRRKPGQSSVTTPRKEYDVIRIMSGMFEGKTTGTPLFIMLHNTDMKPEAYNDIQNSFRPGHADYTYLKKYGLRDHRGSGRASGRETAGRVAGGAVARKLLENRGISVVAYTKEIGGIKCETYVEDEIEKNAVRACDPEAAVRMIEKIEHLAAIGDSCGGIVECRVRGVLPGIGEPVFDKLDAELAKAMLSIGAVKGIEFGAGFAAAEMLGSEHNDAMSKNGFLSNNAGGIVGGISTGEEIVFRIAVKPTSSISLPQHTIDIHGQEKMIETIGRHDPCICPRIIPVVEAMACIVIEDLIKRQAAMNG, from the coding sequence ATGGCAGGAAGCACATATGGGGAAAGCTTTAAGATTACGACATTCGGAGAATCACACGGGGAAGCCGTTGGCGTCATTGTAGATGGCGTGACACCTGGGGTTGAGCTGGATGAGAAATATATCCAAACGCAAATGGATCGAAGAAAGCCCGGTCAATCCTCTGTAACTACCCCACGCAAAGAATATGATGTCATTCGTATTATGTCTGGCATGTTTGAAGGGAAAACAACGGGAACGCCACTTTTCATTATGCTGCATAATACAGATATGAAGCCTGAAGCATATAACGATATACAAAATTCCTTTCGTCCAGGACATGCCGATTATACGTATTTGAAAAAATACGGCTTGCGTGATCACCGCGGAAGCGGGAGGGCGTCGGGAAGAGAAACAGCAGGCCGTGTTGCTGGCGGAGCGGTTGCCCGCAAGCTGTTAGAGAACCGAGGAATAAGTGTTGTTGCTTATACCAAGGAAATAGGCGGTATTAAATGCGAAACGTACGTAGAGGATGAAATTGAAAAAAATGCGGTAAGAGCATGTGATCCAGAAGCAGCGGTTCGTATGATCGAGAAGATCGAGCATTTAGCGGCTATTGGAGACAGCTGCGGCGGTATCGTGGAATGCAGAGTAAGAGGCGTTTTACCTGGGATAGGCGAGCCAGTATTTGATAAGCTGGACGCTGAGCTTGCAAAAGCAATGCTATCCATCGGGGCTGTTAAAGGCATTGAGTTTGGGGCAGGTTTTGCAGCAGCAGAGATGCTCGGCAGCGAGCATAATGATGCCATGAGCAAAAACGGGTTTTTAAGCAATAACGCGGGCGGAATTGTCGGCGGCATCAGCACGGGTGAAGAAATTGTTTTTCGTATAGCGGTTAAGCCCACATCATCCATTTCTTTGCCGCAGCATACAATTGATATCCACGGTCAAGAGAAGATGATCGAGACCATTGGCAGACATGACCCGTGCATCTGTCCTCGTATTATTCCCGTTGTAGAAGCGATGGCATGTATCGTTATTGAAGATCTAATCAAGCGCCAAGCAGCAATGAATGGATAA
- a CDS encoding LysR family transcriptional regulator, whose product MIMNMEWYRIFLHTAKLGNLTKAAQELHITQPSVSYAIKQLEAQLEVKLFDRLSKGVKLTPEGLEVLAYVEKSFTILQAGEIQLQALKNLTAGELRIGASGPVIKHLLLPLLDTFHAEHPDVRIRLSQGKTSDIRDRLLDGQIDIGLVHLPLSDHELVVSHLKEIQDCFVVGEAYRHLVDTSFSAQALAQLPLLLLSEASSTRLFIEQWFKSQGITPDADMELSSMDMLIEMAIRGYGAAFVTQSFIDQELENKKLFRLQTIEPIPLRSVGFATRRNSSLPIIANRFIALLE is encoded by the coding sequence ATGATAATGAATATGGAATGGTATCGCATTTTTCTCCATACCGCTAAATTAGGTAATTTGACAAAAGCAGCACAAGAGCTGCATATTACACAGCCTTCTGTCAGCTATGCAATTAAGCAATTGGAAGCGCAGCTTGAAGTGAAGCTGTTTGATCGATTGTCCAAAGGAGTAAAGCTTACTCCGGAAGGATTGGAGGTTCTCGCTTATGTAGAGAAATCGTTTACGATACTGCAAGCAGGTGAAATCCAATTACAAGCGCTTAAAAACCTTACGGCAGGCGAGCTGCGCATTGGGGCTAGCGGACCTGTCATCAAGCATTTGCTGCTGCCGCTGCTTGATACGTTTCATGCGGAGCATCCGGATGTACGCATTCGGCTTTCTCAAGGAAAAACATCGGATATACGGGATCGATTGTTAGATGGCCAAATTGATATTGGTCTTGTTCACCTGCCCCTCTCTGATCATGAACTTGTCGTTTCACATCTAAAAGAGATTCAAGACTGCTTTGTTGTAGGAGAAGCGTATCGTCATTTAGTCGATACCTCCTTTTCGGCTCAAGCCTTAGCACAATTGCCGCTCTTGCTGCTCTCTGAAGCGAGCAGTACAAGATTGTTTATTGAGCAGTGGTTTAAATCACAAGGCATAACGCCAGATGCGGATATGGAGCTGTCCAGCATGGATATGCTGATAGAAATGGCTATTCGCGGCTATGGAGCAGCATTTGTTACTCAATCTTTTATCGATCAGGAACTTGAGAATAAGAAACTATTTCGACTTCAGACAATTGAACCCATTCCATTACGTTCTGTAGGTTTTGCCACTAGGCGCAATTCTTCTCTTCCCATCATCGCAAACCGATTTATTGCATTGCTTGAATAA
- a CDS encoding NADH:flavin oxidoreductase/NADH oxidase, which produces MTFKHLDTPFELKSLKLKNRIVMAPMCQYSVDAKDGIPNEWHYVHYVSRAIGGTGLILMEMTDVDPDGRITDHDLGLWSDEHIPAFRRIISEVHKHGSKIGIQIAHAGRKAEDAEQPVGPSAIPAGPNYKTPKPLSVEEIKVIVNQFKEAARRAVEAGVDTIEIHGAHGYLVHQFQSPGINTREDEYGQDLAKFGVEVVQAVKSVMPADMPLIMRISAIEYMDGGYDLNHSIEFSKRYRDAGVDVFHVSSGGEGPVGVRRPGNYPGYQVPLARALKEALQVPVIAVGKLEDPQLAEATIASEDADLVAVARGMLRDPYWSLHAIQAIKGEALPAKQYERAY; this is translated from the coding sequence ATGACGTTTAAACATTTGGATACACCATTTGAACTCAAAAGTCTTAAGCTTAAGAACAGAATTGTAATGGCACCTATGTGTCAATACTCTGTAGACGCGAAGGACGGGATACCTAATGAGTGGCATTATGTTCATTATGTTTCACGTGCGATAGGCGGTACGGGTCTTATCCTCATGGAGATGACCGATGTTGATCCAGATGGTCGCATTACAGATCATGATTTAGGGCTTTGGTCAGATGAGCATATTCCAGCTTTCAGACGCATTATTTCAGAAGTGCACAAACATGGATCCAAAATAGGCATTCAAATCGCGCATGCTGGGCGCAAAGCAGAGGACGCTGAGCAGCCCGTTGGTCCATCTGCCATCCCAGCAGGTCCTAACTATAAAACACCTAAACCACTTTCTGTCGAAGAAATAAAAGTTATTGTGAATCAATTTAAAGAGGCAGCTAGAAGAGCAGTAGAAGCGGGTGTAGACACAATTGAAATACATGGTGCTCATGGTTATTTGGTGCATCAATTCCAGTCTCCTGGCATTAATACCCGTGAGGATGAGTACGGTCAGGATTTGGCTAAATTTGGTGTAGAGGTCGTACAAGCGGTGAAAAGCGTAATGCCGGCAGACATGCCGCTCATCATGCGAATCTCTGCCATTGAATATATGGATGGTGGTTATGATTTGAACCATAGCATTGAGTTCAGCAAACGCTACAGAGATGCTGGAGTTGATGTGTTTCATGTATCCAGCGGCGGGGAAGGACCAGTAGGAGTAAGGCGTCCGGGCAACTATCCTGGTTATCAGGTGCCTTTGGCACGTGCTCTGAAAGAAGCGCTGCAGGTACCTGTAATTGCCGTAGGCAAGCTGGAGGATCCACAGCTGGCTGAAGCGACAATTGCGAGTGAAGATGCAGATCTAGTAGCTGTTGCTCGCGGGATGCTTCGTGATCCTTATTGGTCATTACATGCAATTCAGGCTATAAAAGGTGAGGCATTGCCAGCAAAGCAATATGAAAGAGCATACTGA
- a CDS encoding helix-turn-helix domain-containing protein, whose product MDERELLVLERGTYGIPCVIGKVLDIIGTKWTFLIIRDLLVEETMRFSELLKSLEGISPKTLSLRLKELEDQGIVSRTIYAEVPPRVEYTITEKGKTLEPIFIELKRFGLTL is encoded by the coding sequence ATGGATGAACGTGAACTACTCGTTCTAGAGCGAGGTACTTATGGTATTCCTTGCGTTATAGGTAAAGTACTAGACATTATCGGTACGAAGTGGACCTTTCTCATTATTCGTGACCTGCTGGTCGAAGAAACGATGCGCTTTAGTGAATTGTTGAAATCACTCGAAGGCATCAGTCCGAAGACACTTTCCCTTCGCTTGAAGGAGCTTGAAGACCAAGGCATCGTTAGTCGAACCATTTATGCTGAGGTCCCCCCAAGAGTAGAATACACCATTACTGAAAAAGGTAAAACTTTGGAACCCATCTTTATTGAGCTCAAGCGATTTGGACTCACTTTATAA